Proteins from one Falco cherrug isolate bFalChe1 chromosome 7, bFalChe1.pri, whole genome shotgun sequence genomic window:
- the DTD2 gene encoding D-aminoacyl-tRNA deacylase 2, with the protein MAAARARALLQQCASARLQVKPPEGGSEAEWVEIQRGLVVYICFFKGADEDLVPKIVNMLLNVKLSENENGEYVSVLDLPGDVLIIPQATLGGKPKGRKMQYHANIEKEKGLELYSQFVTLCEKELAANAKCMEAGVLVKHGTYGNRQVLKLDTNGPYTHMIEF; encoded by the exons ATGGCGGCGGCACGGGCTCGGgcgctgctgcagcagtgcgCGTCCGCCCGGCTGCAGGTGAAGCCGCCCGAGGGCGGCTCCGAGGCCGAGTGGGTGGAG ATCCAGAGAGGGCTTGTTGTCTACATATGCTTCTTCAAAGGTGCTGATGAGGATCTTGTTCCAAAAATCG tcaATATGCTGTTGAATGTTAAGttaagtgaaaatgaaaacGGCGAGTACGTTTCTGTTCTTGATTTACCAGGGGATGTGCTAATCATACCACAAGCTACCCTAGGTGGTAAACCAAAGGGGAGAAAGATGCAGTACCATGCAaacattgaaaaagaaaagggactGGAACTTTATTCTCAGTTTGTGACTTTGTGTGAAAAAGAGCTGGCTGCCAATGCCAAATGCATGGAAGCTGGCGTTCTCGTCAAGCACGGCACATATGGAAACAGGCAGGTGTTAAAACTGGATACAAATGGACCTTACACTCATATGattgaattttga